Proteins co-encoded in one Waddlia chondrophila WSU 86-1044 genomic window:
- the priA gene encoding primosomal protein N', whose protein sequence is MEGSEKYASIILDLAVGKPLDYEIPGHLQGKLKRGCRVKVPLNGKLQGGYVYTLKETKSFPKLQKIREVVNEEELLTPDLFQLALWISDYYCAPLTKVMKSLLPASIRKEVKPKEQLYIMRRKTRGELQEFCIENRNRYSAQCAVLDEMLKVTKGILLTELLENTGGTRSPVDTLVKKGLLALDIVRVDRSPLVGEEYFLTQPKSLNSEQKEALEKIIDDLDEGHFQTHLLYGVTGSGKTEVYLQAIQHALNQGKGAIVLVPEISLTQQTIDRFRSRFKEKIAVLHHRLSHGERYDAWLDIVRGESKIVIGARSAIFSPVKNLGLIVVDEEHESSYKQTDEAPAYHARDIAVMRGKLTKSSVILGSATPSIESYTNALNGKYRLSMLHGRAAASQKPKVTIIDMKKEYEKAQGFTNFSEPLIKGIKERYQAGEQTILFLNRRGYHTTLFCQKCRKGIHCSHCDQTLTYHYKNNSLCCHLCGCTISPPPKECPVCKDPDLMKFKGVGTELLERSLKAILPEVRTVRIDADTTKHKGSHQQLLKDFKTGKADVLIGTQMVAKGLHFPEVTLVGVINCDGSLNIPDFRASETVFQLITQVAGRAGRGALPGEVILQTCMPENSTILHAAEQDYFSFYEEEIAVRKMFGFPPFSQLVKIAFSGPEENKTRSLAEAMRTQLLRLLPSTFHLHPVNASGHAKVKDRWRFQFLVRGSSTQPVAKAISQLNFHTPSNYRVLININPLSTFF, encoded by the coding sequence ATGGAAGGATCTGAAAAATACGCTTCAATCATCTTAGACCTGGCTGTCGGAAAACCTCTGGACTATGAAATTCCTGGGCATTTGCAAGGAAAACTGAAGCGGGGCTGCCGTGTCAAGGTTCCGCTCAATGGAAAACTTCAAGGGGGCTACGTTTACACGCTCAAAGAAACAAAATCCTTTCCCAAACTGCAAAAAATCCGAGAAGTGGTCAATGAAGAAGAGCTGCTCACTCCGGATCTGTTCCAGCTGGCGCTTTGGATTTCCGATTATTACTGCGCCCCTCTGACTAAAGTGATGAAATCACTGCTGCCGGCCAGCATCCGCAAAGAGGTGAAGCCAAAAGAGCAGCTGTACATCATGCGAAGAAAAACACGCGGCGAACTGCAAGAGTTCTGTATTGAAAACCGAAATCGCTATTCTGCCCAATGCGCCGTCCTCGATGAAATGCTGAAAGTGACAAAAGGAATTTTACTGACTGAGCTGCTGGAAAATACCGGAGGGACGCGCAGCCCCGTCGATACCTTAGTAAAAAAAGGACTGCTAGCCCTGGATATCGTTCGCGTGGACCGCTCTCCTCTTGTTGGAGAAGAGTATTTTCTAACTCAACCGAAATCATTGAACAGCGAACAAAAAGAAGCGTTGGAAAAGATCATCGATGACTTGGACGAAGGGCATTTTCAAACACACCTTCTTTACGGCGTCACCGGCAGCGGAAAAACAGAAGTCTATCTGCAAGCGATCCAGCACGCTCTCAATCAGGGAAAAGGAGCCATTGTCCTTGTTCCTGAGATTTCTCTTACGCAACAAACCATCGACCGCTTCCGTTCCCGCTTTAAAGAAAAAATTGCCGTCCTACACCATCGTCTCAGCCACGGCGAACGTTACGATGCTTGGCTTGATATCGTTAGAGGCGAATCTAAAATCGTGATCGGAGCTCGTTCAGCCATCTTCAGCCCTGTAAAGAATCTCGGGCTGATTGTCGTCGATGAAGAGCATGAAAGCTCTTATAAGCAAACAGATGAAGCGCCTGCCTACCATGCGCGGGATATTGCCGTGATGAGAGGGAAGTTGACAAAGTCCTCTGTGATTTTAGGAAGCGCCACGCCATCTATTGAAAGCTACACGAATGCCCTTAATGGAAAATATCGCCTAAGCATGCTGCACGGCAGAGCAGCTGCCAGTCAGAAGCCGAAAGTGACCATCATTGACATGAAAAAGGAGTATGAAAAAGCGCAAGGATTCACCAACTTTTCCGAACCGCTGATCAAGGGGATCAAAGAGCGGTATCAGGCAGGCGAACAGACGATCTTATTCCTCAATCGCCGAGGGTACCATACCACTCTGTTTTGCCAAAAGTGCCGAAAGGGGATCCACTGCAGCCACTGCGATCAAACCCTCACCTATCACTACAAAAACAACTCCCTTTGCTGCCACTTATGCGGATGCACCATTTCCCCTCCGCCTAAAGAGTGTCCTGTCTGTAAGGATCCCGATCTGATGAAATTTAAAGGGGTAGGCACCGAACTTCTCGAGCGCTCTCTTAAAGCAATCCTGCCTGAAGTGCGCACGGTACGGATCGATGCAGACACAACAAAACACAAAGGGAGCCATCAACAACTGCTTAAAGATTTCAAAACAGGGAAAGCAGATGTGCTGATCGGCACTCAAATGGTTGCAAAAGGGCTCCATTTCCCCGAAGTTACGCTTGTCGGAGTGATCAATTGCGACGGCAGTTTGAATATTCCCGATTTCAGAGCGTCTGAAACTGTTTTTCAGCTGATTACCCAAGTTGCAGGCAGGGCTGGAAGAGGCGCCCTTCCCGGCGAAGTGATCCTGCAGACTTGCATGCCTGAAAACAGCACCATTTTACATGCTGCAGAACAAGATTATTTCTCTTTTTATGAAGAGGAAATTGCTGTCAGAAAAATGTTTGGATTCCCCCCTTTTAGCCAACTGGTCAAAATCGCTTTTTCAGGTCCGGAGGAAAACAAAACGCGAAGTCTCGCCGAGGCAATGCGCACCCAGCTATTGCGCCTGCTCCCTTCAACTTTTCACCTCCATCCGGTCAATGCATCCGGCCATGCAAAAGTCAAGGACCGCTGGCGTTTTCAATTTCTCGTCAGGGGCAGCAGCACCCAGCCCGTGGCAAAAGCGATCAGCCAGCTCAACTTTCACACCCCTTCAAATTATCGCGTTTTGATCAATATTAATCCTTTATCTACCTTCTTCTAA